In one window of Arachis ipaensis cultivar K30076 chromosome B06, Araip1.1, whole genome shotgun sequence DNA:
- the LOC107646711 gene encoding protein FAR1-RELATED SEQUENCE 5-like gives MRIKRKDGSGKWYVSQFVDDHNHELASGKFVDYLRSHRRISEVEIAQMTSLREAGGFNLVTFTKQDMYNEVRRQRGMQNGDVSAAIRYLEYVLAFDATYGRNKYNLPIVVFSGVNHHNQTCVFECAMVSCKTQESYIWLFRHCMLADMEVDEFEVQWEAMLDECRVCEVEWFGRFVESRYGVLEFVTNFQRCIDFLRDNEDELEFRSWYGTPVLQTEFVELEKDRWTKYTREMFWRFCEALKRCVRIHICKCNENAEGEVYVVQKYRRPKKKWEVSRQNVGNKFSCTCLRIESFELPCVHILVVLVRLDYTIIPTTLVLHRWSKTAKLHYGLNCTGNETHEQTTTYRSRLEAFAQLCT, from the exons ATGAGGATAAAGAGAAAAGATGGGAGTGGCAAATGGTACGTGTCTCAGTTTGTGGATGATCATAATCATGAACTCGCATCTGGCAAGTTCGTCGATTACTTGAGGTCGCACAGGCGGATATCTGAAGTAGAGATTGCACAAATGACTAGCTTGAGGGAG gCTGGGGGTTTTAACCTTGTGACGTTCACGAAGCAAGACATGTATAATGAGGTAAGGCGACAAAGAGGAATGCAAAATGGAGATGTAAGCGCTGCAATTCGATACTTGGAAT ATGTTCTTGCCTTCGATGCTACTTACGGTCGAAACAAGTACAATTTGCCTATTGTTGTGTTCTCGGGAGTTAACCACCACAACCAAACATGTGTCTTCGAATGTGCAATGGTCTCGTGCAAAACGCAAGAGTCCTACATTTGG CTATTTAGACACTGCATGCTTGCAGACATGGAGGTTGACGAGTTCGAGGTGCAATGGGAGGCGATGCTGGATGAGTGTAGGGTTTGTGAAGTCGAATGG TTCGGCAGGTTTGTGGAGAGTAGATATGGGGTCCTTGAATTTGTCACAAACTTCCAAAGATGCATTGATTTCTTGCGAGACAATGAGGACGAGCTTGAGTTTCGTTCATGGTATGGAACTCCAGTCTTGCAAACTGAGTTTGTTGAGCTTGAGAAGGACAGGTGGACAAAGTACACACGGGAGATGTTTTGGAGATTTTGTGAAGCTCTTAAAAGGTGCGTTCGAATTCACATATGTAAATGCAATGAAAATGCTGAGGGTGAAGTATATGTTGTTCAAAAATATCGCAGGCCGAAAAAGAAGTGGGAGGTTTCGAGGCAAAATGTTGGTAATAAATTCAGCTGCACCTGCCTGAGAATAGAATCATTCGAACTGCCCTGTGTCCACATACTAGTTGTGTTGGTGCGCTTGGATTATACTATCATTCCCACTACGCTTGTGCTCCACAGATGGTCGAAGACAGCAAAGTTGCACTATGGCTTAAATTGCACTGGAAATGAAACACATGAGCAAACAACAACATATAGGTCCCGGCTGGAAGCTTTTGCTCAGCTATGCACATGA
- the LOC110263248 gene encoding uncharacterized protein LOC110263248: MGSCNGVVEGTCQWNVRSRDDWVQHSGVCLDEQEALYDMGIEAEEYFGDYESKDDGFDSDEGVWPDDVLRMEFNTLDEARSFYNNYSRLKGFSTRQGRKVTNSAGDIVRYTFVCNRQGYREKKWLEMANRNGSTRL, encoded by the exons ATGGGGTCCTGCAACGGTGTTGTAGAGGGAACGTGCCAATGGAATGTGAGGAGCAGGGATGATTGGGTTCAACACAGCGGTGTATGTTTAGATGAGCAG GAAGCATTATATGACATGGGAATTGAAGCGGAGGAATACTTTGGTGACTATGAAAGTAAGGATGATGGGTTCGATTCGGATGAAGGAGTGTGGCCAGATGATGTCCTTCGAATGGAATTTAACACTCTAGATGAAGCCAGATCCTTTTATAATAACTATAGCCGATTAAAGGGGTTTTCTACAAGGCAAGGGAGGAAGGTAACAAATAGTGCAGGGGATATTGTGCGATACACATTTGTGTGCAATAGGCAAGGGTATCGAGAGAAGAAATGGTTAGAGATGGCTAATCGAAACGGGAGCACAAGACTGTGA
- the LOC107646712 gene encoding uncharacterized protein LOC107646712, with protein MSDRVLLKVYYFGQILLQTSEGVTFVCENPLDVVIPFTISFEELKGVICEKIHSERARRVACILYRYPIQVFGGFVQFQTKYVTDEASMQEMFSMYIENRSKLAFIELYVEFEQSEADRNILREDYNSDSEEEFESNYEVVGPDGDEDQGDGPMAPDVSDVANALANEVSFEEPSFMRVLDLEAMHVPEFPDYTSAEIPFVADGEFAVGMEFTSREAVIKAIKEYTIRRSVDYRVYEFEPLTFYAKCTQYGSGCDWLIRVSMISRKYCWVIRRYNGSHTCTRATISQDHSKLDSHTIAEAIKPLVEADPSLKVKSVIAEVQSKFNYTEPSAVVHFETMPAYQGDDLVADIRVLHRVFWSYYPCIRAFRHCKPVVQVDGTHLYGKYKGCLLVAVSQDGNNNIVPIAFAIVEGETSDAWYFFLSNLRQHVVTRDGVGLISDRHESINAAVERSNGAWSPPRAFHMFCIRHIESNFLRKFKAPYLQKLVVNLGYSRTVREYEVRYERLRERGEAYTNWLNRIPREQYALAFDGGYRWGHMTMNLVECINSVLKGARNLPVTALVKATFYRLNELFTRKRAEAEARINAGHVFSEVVTSKLHANQLASGNIQVSCFDRQNEVFEVREMPSGLEFAVDLRGLRCDCGEFQVDRVPCRHVFACCANQRLDWQLYVHDVYKMDQVRRVYRARFRPLGNPTTWPAYNGPRFIPNPFLRRVTKGRPRMTRFLNEMDTRMLRRPRRCTLCGAEGHSRSRCRRSGGANAGGATQ; from the exons ATGAGTGACAGAGTTTTATTGAAGGTGTATTATTTTGGGCAGATTTTATTACAAACATCTGAGGGAGTAACATTTGTTTGTGAAAATCCGTTAGATGTTGTGATTCCTTTCACAATCTCATTTGAAGAGCTCAaaggtgtgatctgtgaaaagatTCACTCTGAGAGGGCAAGAAGAGTAGCCTGCATTCTATATAGATACCCGATACAAGTGTTTGGTGGATTCGTccagtttcaaaccaaatatgtaaCGGACGAGGCgagcatgcaagagatgttttcaatgtatattgaaaatcGGAGTAAACTCGCGTTcatcgagttgtatgttgagttcgAACAATCTGAAGCCGACCGGAATATTCTACGGGAAGATTACAATAGCGACAGCGAGGAAGAGTTCGAAAGCAACTACGAAGTTGTTGGTCCAGATGGAGATGAAGATCAAGGTGACGGACCTATGGCTCCGGATGTGTCAGATGTGGCAAATGCATTGGCAAACGAAGTGTcgtttgaggagccatcattTATGCGAGTTTTGGATTTAGAAGCCATGCATGTTCCGGAATTTCCGGATTATACCAGTGCAG AAATTCCGTTTgtcgcagatggtgaatttgcTGTGGGGATGGAATTCACTTCAAGGGAAGCTGTTATTAAGGCGATAAAAGAGTATACCATACGAAGAAGCGTAGACTACCGGGTATATGAATTTGAGCCGTTAACATTTTATGCTAAGTGTACACAGTATGGGTCagggtgtgattggcttatccGGGTTAGCATGATCAGCCGGAAGTACTGTTGGGTTATAAGGAGGTATAATGGCAGTCACACATGCACCAGAGCAACAATTTCTCAGGATCACTCGAAGTTGGATTCACAtacaattgcagaagcaataaagccgttGGTTGAGGCTGACCCCTCCTTAAAGGTAAAATCGGTTATAGCAGAGGTGCAATCGAAGTTCAACTACACC GAGCCGTCAGCTGTTGTTcattttgagactatgcctgCATATCAAGGTGATGACCTGGTGGCTGACATTCGGGTATTGCATCGAGTCTTTTGGAGTTATTACCCCTGCATTAGAGCATTCAGACATTGTAAGCCAGTTGTCCAGGTGGATGGAACACACTTATATGGAAAGTACAAGGGTTGTCTACTAGTGGCAGTTTCACAAGATGGCAACAACAATATCGTCCCAATTGCATTTGCTATtgtggagggagagacttctgatgcatGGTACTTTTTCCTTAGTAATCTTCGTCAGCATGTTGTAACCCGGGATGGTGTGGGACTGATATCCGACCGCCATGAATCCATAAATGCCGCTGTGGAACGGAGTAATGGTGCTTGGTCACCTCCAAGAGCTTTCCATATGTTTTGCATCAGACATATAGAATCGAATTTTCTGAGGAAATTCAAGGCCCCGTACTTGCAGAAACTGGTCGTCAATTTAG GATATTCGAGGACGGTGCGGGAGTATGAAGTTCGCTACGAACGTTTACGAGAACGGGGCGAGGCCTACACGAACTGGTTAAATCGAATCCCTCGCGAACAGTACGCGTTGGCTTTTGATGGTGGGTATCGATGGGGTCATATGACGATGAATCTAGTGGAATGCATCAACTCAGTATTGAAGGGTGCTCGCAATCTACCAGTCACTGCCCTTGTGAAGGCAACATTTTACAGGCTTAACGAGTTGTTCACACGAAAGAGGGCGGAGGCGGAAGCCCGGATTAATGCTGGGCATGTGTTCTCTGAAGTGGTCACCTCTAAGTTGCATGCAAACCAACTTGCGTCAGGAAACATACAGGTTAGTTGCTTTGACCGGCAGAATGAGGTATTTGAGGTGCGTGAGATGCCCAGTGGACTTGAGTTTGCAGTCGACCTACGCGGCCTTCGATGTGACTGTGGTGAGTTCCAGGTGGATAGAGTTCCCTGTCGACATGTGTTCGCATGTTGTGCCAACCAGCGACTGGACTGGCAACTGTATGTGCATGACGTGTATAAGATGGACCAAGTTCGACGTGTTTACCGAGCAAGGTTTAGGCCATTAGGTAATCCGACTACATGGCCTGCTTACAATGGACCTCGGTTCATACCAAATCCATTCCTGAGACGAGTTACAAAAGGCCGACCCAGAATGACgcgcttcttgaatgagatggacacgcGCATGTTACGTCGGCCTAGGCGATGTACGCTTTGTGGAGCTGAGGGACACAGCCGTAGCAGATGCCGTCGGTCCGGTGGTGCGAATGCCGGCGGAGCTACTCAGTAG
- the LOC107646714 gene encoding uncharacterized protein LOC107646714 — translation MIHAKPVPTPMTSSLKLSAFGDGSFSNPTLFRSIFGGLQYATITRPEISFSVNKVAQFLHNPLESHWKAVKRILRYLVGTTEYGLRFSKFTNFRIYGFCDSDWASDVDDRKSTNGYGIYLGSNLVSWASRKQTAVSKSSTEAKF, via the coding sequence ATGATCCATGCAAAACCTGTACCTACCCCCATGACCTCCTCCCTAAAGCTATCTGCCTTTGGAGACGGCTCCTTCAGCAATCCCACTCTGTTTCGGTCAATATTTGGTGGTCTGCAGTATGCTACGATTACAAGACCTGAGATCTCTTTTTCAGTGAATAAAGTAGCCCAGTTCCTTCACAACCCTCTTGAGTCCCACTGGAAAGCTGTAAAACGAATCCTCAGGTACCTAGTAGGCACCACAGAGTATGGCCTCAGGTTCAGCAAGTTCACAAACTTCAGAATCTATGGCTTTTGCGACTCTGATTGGGCCAGTGATGTTGATGATCGCAAGTCAACAAATGGGTATGGCATTTACCTTGGCTCAAACTTGGTCTCATGGGCTAGCAGAAAGCAAACTGCAGTGTCCAAGAGCAGCACTGAAGCTAAATTTTGA